One genomic region from Onychostoma macrolepis isolate SWU-2019 chromosome 23, ASM1243209v1, whole genome shotgun sequence encodes:
- the hm13 gene encoding minor histocompatibility antigen H13 isoform X2: protein MADVEQNAAVQDAAGNGSDAVNGTAGRFVSSAEGTALAYGSLLLMALLPIFFGALKSVGCSKSKNASDMPETITSRDAARFPIIASCTLFGLYLFFKIFSQEYINLLLSMYFFVLGILALSHTMSPFMFRVFPANLPNKQYQLLFTQGSGESKEEIVNYEFDTKDLICLGISSVVGVWYVLKKHWIANNLFGLAFALNGVELLHLNNVSTGCILLGGLFVYDVFWVFGTNVMVTVAKSFEAPIKLVFPQDLLEKGLDASNFAMLGLGDIVIPGIFIALLLRFDVSLKKNTRTYFYTSFLAYIFGLGLTIFVMHTFKHAQPALLYLVPACVGFPVLLALVKGELTEMFSYESSDEVLPHTPRLTHFPTVSGSPASLANSMQSFGLSTPRRRQHTPSDIYEESSPEEASSKEEITESDKDK, encoded by the exons ATGGCTGATGTGGAGCAGAACGCCGCGGTGCAGGACGCAGCCGGTAACGGGTCGGATGCGGTGAACGGGACCGCGGGCCGGTTCGTGTCCAGCGCCGAGGGCACAGCGCTGGCGTACGGCAGCCTGCTGCTCATGGCCCTGCTGCCCATCTTCTTCGGAGCGCTCAAATCCGTGGGCTGCTCCAAGAGCAAG aATGCTTCAGATATGCCCGAGACCATCACAAGCAGAGATGCTGCTCGGTTCCCCATCATTGCCAGCTGCACTCTCTTTGGCCTATATCTCTTTTTCAAG ATTTTCTCGCAAGAGTATATTAACTTGCTGCTGTCCATGTATTTCTTCGTGCTGGGAATATTAGCACTTTCTCACACAATGAG TCCCTTTATGTTCAGAGTTTTCCCTGCTAACTTGCCAAATAAGCAGTACCAGCTGCTGTTCACCCAGGGCTCAGGAGAAAGCAAGGAGG AGATCGTCAACTATGAGTTTGACACCAAGGATCTGATATGCCTGGGAATCAGCAGTGTGGTAGGGGTCTGGTACGTCCTCAAAAAG CATTGGATAGCCAATAACCTGTTTGGTCTGGCGTTTGCCCTGAATGGAGTTGAGCTGCTCCACCTCAATAATGTCAGCACTGGATGCATCCTGCTGGGAGGGCTGTTCGTTTACGATGTGTTTTGG GTTTTTGGCACCAATGTTATGGTGACCGTTGCCAAGTCCTTCGAAGCCCCAATTAAGT TGGTTTTCCCACAAGATTTGCTGGAGAAAGGTTTGGACGCCAGTAACTTTGCCATGTTGGGACTGGGGGACATTGTCATTCCGG GAATCTTCATTGCTCTGCTCCTGCGCTTTGATGTCAG TTTGAAGAAGAACACGCGAACTTACTTCTACACCAGTTTCCTGGCTTACATTTTTGGCCTGGGTCTTACCATATTCGTTATGCACACCTTTAAACACGCTCAg CCTGCTCTGCTGTACCTGGTCCCTGCTTGTGTTGGATTTCCAGTGCTGCTGGCCCTGGTTAAAGGAGAACTGACTGAGATGTTCAG CTATGAGTCGTCAGACGAGGTTTTGCCCCACACGCCGCGGCTCACTCATTTCCCCACTGTGTCTGGCTCTCCGGCTAGTCTGGCTAACTCCATGCAGAGTTTTGGCCTGTCGACCCCCCGCCGCCGCCAGCACACACCCTCCGACAT ATACGAAGAGTCTTCACCAGAGGAGGCGTCATCGAAAGAGGAAATAACAGAATCTgataaagacaaataa
- the hm13 gene encoding minor histocompatibility antigen H13 isoform X1: MADVEQNAAVQDAAGNGSDAVNGTAGRFVSSAEGTALAYGSLLLMALLPIFFGALKSVGCSKSKNASDMPETITSRDAARFPIIASCTLFGLYLFFKIFSQEYINLLLSMYFFVLGILALSHTMSPFMFRVFPANLPNKQYQLLFTQGSGESKEEIVNYEFDTKDLICLGISSVVGVWYVLKKHWIANNLFGLAFALNGVELLHLNNVSTGCILLGGLFVYDVFWVFGTNVMVTVAKSFEAPIKLVFPQDLLEKGLDASNFAMLGLGDIVIPGIFIALLLRFDVSLKKNTRTYFYTSFLAYIFGLGLTIFVMHTFKHAQPALLYLVPACVGFPVLLALVKGELTEMFRYEESSPEEASSKEEITESDKDK, from the exons ATGGCTGATGTGGAGCAGAACGCCGCGGTGCAGGACGCAGCCGGTAACGGGTCGGATGCGGTGAACGGGACCGCGGGCCGGTTCGTGTCCAGCGCCGAGGGCACAGCGCTGGCGTACGGCAGCCTGCTGCTCATGGCCCTGCTGCCCATCTTCTTCGGAGCGCTCAAATCCGTGGGCTGCTCCAAGAGCAAG aATGCTTCAGATATGCCCGAGACCATCACAAGCAGAGATGCTGCTCGGTTCCCCATCATTGCCAGCTGCACTCTCTTTGGCCTATATCTCTTTTTCAAG ATTTTCTCGCAAGAGTATATTAACTTGCTGCTGTCCATGTATTTCTTCGTGCTGGGAATATTAGCACTTTCTCACACAATGAG TCCCTTTATGTTCAGAGTTTTCCCTGCTAACTTGCCAAATAAGCAGTACCAGCTGCTGTTCACCCAGGGCTCAGGAGAAAGCAAGGAGG AGATCGTCAACTATGAGTTTGACACCAAGGATCTGATATGCCTGGGAATCAGCAGTGTGGTAGGGGTCTGGTACGTCCTCAAAAAG CATTGGATAGCCAATAACCTGTTTGGTCTGGCGTTTGCCCTGAATGGAGTTGAGCTGCTCCACCTCAATAATGTCAGCACTGGATGCATCCTGCTGGGAGGGCTGTTCGTTTACGATGTGTTTTGG GTTTTTGGCACCAATGTTATGGTGACCGTTGCCAAGTCCTTCGAAGCCCCAATTAAGT TGGTTTTCCCACAAGATTTGCTGGAGAAAGGTTTGGACGCCAGTAACTTTGCCATGTTGGGACTGGGGGACATTGTCATTCCGG GAATCTTCATTGCTCTGCTCCTGCGCTTTGATGTCAG TTTGAAGAAGAACACGCGAACTTACTTCTACACCAGTTTCCTGGCTTACATTTTTGGCCTGGGTCTTACCATATTCGTTATGCACACCTTTAAACACGCTCAg CCTGCTCTGCTGTACCTGGTCCCTGCTTGTGTTGGATTTCCAGTGCTGCTGGCCCTGGTTAAAGGAGAACTGACTGAGATGTTCAG ATACGAAGAGTCTTCACCAGAGGAGGCGTCATCGAAAGAGGAAATAACAGAATCTgataaagacaaataa
- the si:ch73-181d5.4 gene encoding death-inducer obliterator 1, translated as MDEEGSSAAAVTKSWGFRRSTIARREFMEAVVSVDSSPPVQRRRGRPPRGRGRGRGRGRGSRTPVASKRGRGGRGRVLLPALTPAEGQSSSESEARETVPCEEHVPSDRAEDSDELSLQEMRKRAVARKLQELKRDDDAGTKGTEDIDVGLRLLMEREENVSEDTEITSGGGKVCSSTDTGAGGTSVAAAEEEQEELAESSQEDTERMNPDAVCCTCQQGHSNRLMICCDSCRTWRHLDCVGVAETCAHLLQRNREYVCPSCSDATSKNTATNGLSEKHEIDSTHVVEIKQPVEEEMKAEEKAALPKCIGPGCSNDSLPESVYCGHQCIVRHAAAAMKSLSEPKIETKPAAPPADPPLKSEKRSFLAKLFKVKISKTPAQEERVSKQETDEESPCSATVVEPVQSATPSTPAPDYKPTVKEKDEVECSISTPLGQPSDLTPDICSSEKAPAAPLVKKCTPGRAKKTMPGSPRLELLKGALSKSPLSIPKKPSESKAPVESSEAAEVVTCGPWADEPAAAPGASPLLMRQNIRRSLSTLLCRRFSQSDDLKISENEIEKLAVDMEKEMFNMCYTTDEEYKNKYQYLILTLKDPKNKELCHQVLKGNIPSVKLIQLSQQEEPAADPLLQISVKKEPSLFSEDVPAAPPEKVMSVDTTPSTNTPSEEKSPLNLTQAKETCVGAPDVISCMLKDTTAEHKRHLFDLNCRICTGQVFTDDDPETKKPKMTMTKDETGKEKSSWVFHMIDEALDSAALDSDIIESPASPSGEDLSSQIPSADFSPVLIPSVPTVSISRRDPRTAQYRQAPPSSAGPESASIPQQHPHPVKNAPESQKETPPPHVSAPLPAPMPKSILMKPSPASLDTSYDSTTRLADCDKGTKQFLSKQNILWKGFLNMPTVAKFVTKGYLISGSPDFLKEDLPDTIHIGGRILPQTVWEYVDLIKTSEAKELSLIRFHPSSEEEEVAYVSLFSYFNSRRRFGVVSNICKHIKDLYLIPLSTKQSIPAVLLPIEGPGLEQNHPNLLIGLAVCQKPKRPEGLPQDVGEKNSRSLMCSDGKGTSNPTSLNDPGQHSIKACDADIFLNSNPSGSLPSVGLPDPSCSASSLCAPSSLPSVSTPTPSVTVGPSKDSTNTSPLQTILNTLFGQKKQPSDVTECKISSLTDKVQICPQTCKDDDPMILGDDRPYDPEEYDPACSNGAVGSFGPAEVLEPKGPPAVPDDDDDRPYDPEEEYSAVANGVTVRNNTPKASEAKNTEETSTVTNDIAYDPEDETMFEEMQNYLTNNAIPHKSHTVCENNMSHYKDDTSVTTFSEQQRILEELNRQIEEQKRQLEEQTETLRLQKEAIGVSMAHFSVSKALMSPTHFDRDEEESIENVPYCPIIHQNRDPRICRKTSQDMPFDDTECEAIDKESAEKLLNAEEATNTVLNKSFTTKKEKLASDKAMPKEGSPDTKSAHSEYTNKNQGSRRSTLSTYRSSRRRSWHEHRSYHQDKASSRASRAVRSSNDVSDKHHRSRHSAGHLSRGGYSDKKGVNSSRKRPHHHHRDSSSPPRYRRSRHYSPVSHSSRRDKSSHDDSDQSRKTDLSEHITKPSQHESGQALDSDSIQSAYTSGQGFQVEGEAANCKDKYLEDYLSELLPNAKHEANQNQGLQMFQNPREGSSQPLLIDKSQPLSVLSEMKRENLPPNQTDFSKQGALLPTPCLAHGATDLLLHRDSPALQPSVIQTDVFHHDTRPPHNQTDQFSESGQIDQKRNIPSMPRPNYSHNETDKLHSGDYPQRAFRSQYRNSSQSDTDQFYSRELPQNKRGKFMHDADRNSQPHISHKQEEFSTGKFVHQKHPNRRLRTFPVEATDQQPRPDQSLECNFEEPETAGLCHKKYISHKQGQNFHEDESVQFQQRESLLGPPPVHKGNFRPPNPREHFHPSTFDKWKPLRERPSGMKRRSPEFAQPRDGNSGTSTNFGPRGQSSGFVRYEAPTKDPQPRGPFTEEMFESPGPAQPIGSKDPSPRQRSFRRGRGGHRGSRQVMHDRTHLMNSTKQMSIPNVEGPSERQIDSRDSHTTPTSKSHMPRLADPSGYAQDICELQSPDCHQTSAEDAEDRIRTGFSRPAPSHSQDPAHGATHSRFEGQQYTEIQGQPRGLQKFRGRRRGIVAPFYARDHKNNAQVRGPCFDSPQQFLGQREPSVDLRRRRRPSPRNCEGFDDHNETHSSDFPDHSTTAPTHFTKPQHQHLGQPPANLESRLRQTNVRPLRLSGPLLPTPPGGPIRQNLARGHGHNSHNECHRDYLT; from the exons ATGGATGAGGAAGGCTCCAGCGCTGCGGCGGTGACCAAGTCCTGGGGCTTCCGCCGGAGCACCATCGCCAGACGGGAGTTCATGGAAGCCGTGGTCTCTGTGGACAGCAGCCCTCCGGTCCAGCGCCGCAGGGGTCGGCCGCCCCGGGGCCGAGGTCGGGGTCGGGGCCGGGGCCGAGGCAGCCGGACTCCTGTGGCCTCTAAACGAGGTCGAGGGGGTCGAGGACGCGTGCTGCTGCCTGCGCTCACACCCGCAGAGGGTCAGTCGAGCAGTGAGAGTGAAGCTCGGGAAACAGTGCCGTGTGAGGAGCACGTCCCGTCGGATCGAGCTGAAGACAGCGACGAGCTCAGTCTCCAAGAGATGCGGAAGCGGGCTGTGGCTCGAAAGCTGCAAGAGCTGAAGCGTGACGATGATGCTGGTACCAAAGGCACAGAAGATATCGACGTAGGGCTGAGGTTACTGATGGAACGAGAAGAGAACGTGTCAGAAGACACGGAGATCACATCTGGAGGAGGAAAGGTGTGCTCCTCCACAGACACAGGGGCAGGTGGGACTTCTGTTGCTGCAGCCGAGGAAGAACAGGAGGAACTCGCTGAAAGTAGCCAGGAAGACACTGAAAGGATGAATCCGGATGCTGTCTGCTGCACATGTCAACAAGGACACAGTAACAG GTTGATGATCTGCTGTGACTCCTGCCGAACGTGGCGTCACCTCGACTGTGTCGGCGTCGCAGAGACTTGCGCTCATCTCCTGCAGAGGAACAGAGAATACGTTTGTCCCTCGTGCTCTGACGCCACGAGCAAGAACACGGCAACCAACGGTCTCAGCGAAAAACATGAAATCGACTCAACTCATGtg GTGGAGATTAAGCAGCCGGTGGAGGAGGAGATGAAGGCAGAGGAGAAGGCGGCATTACCTAAATGCATTGGTCCAGGCTGCAGTAATGACTCTCTGCCCGAGTCAGTGTACTGCGGTCATCAGTGTATTGTGCGGCACGCAGCGGCGGCCATGAAGTCTCTCTCTGAACCCAAAATTGAGACAAAGCCTGCTGCCCCACCAGCTGACCCGCCTCTCAag AGCGAGAAACGATCATTTCTTGCGAAGCTTTTCAAGGTGAAGATCAGTAAGACGCCGGCACAGGAAGAGCGTGTGAGCAAGCAAGAAACGGATGAAGAGTCTCCGTGTTCAGCTACAGTCGTTGAGCCTGTACAGTCAGCCACACCATCCACTCCTGCTCCAGATTACAAACCCA CCGTTAAAGAGAAAGATGAAGTTGAGTGCAGTATAAGCACACCACTGGGCCAACCTTCAGATTTGACTCCGGATATTTGCTCTTCTGAAAAAGCTCCTGCAGCCCCGCTAGTTAAGAAGTGCACTCCAGGAAGAGCAAAGAAAACCATGCCAGGCTCTCCACGACTGGAGCTTCTGAAAGGGGCTCTCAGTAAAAGCCCTTTATCTATCCCTAAAAAGCCCTCTGAATCCAAGGCCCCCGTTGAGTCCAGCGAAGCCGCAGAAGTAGTGACCTGCGGCCCCTGGGCGGATGAGCCCGCTGCGGCCCCTGGCGCCAGTCCTCTCCTGATGAGACAAAACATTCGCCGCTCACTGAGCACACTTCTCTGCAGAAG GTTCAGTCAGAGCGATGATTTGAAGATTTCTGAGAATGAAATTGAAAAGTTGGCTGTGGACATGGAGAAAGAGATGTTCAATATGTGTTACACAACAGATGAGGAGTATAAGAATAAATACCAGTATCTCATCCTCACCTTGAAAGATCCCAAAAACAAG GAACTGTGTcatcaggttttgaaaggaAACATACCTTCAGTGAAGCTCATTCAGTTGAGCCAGCAGGAG GAACCCGCTGCTGATCCACTGCTTCAGATCTCTGTGAAGAAGGAACCGTCCCTTTTTTCTGAGGATGTACCAGCTGCTCCTCCTGAGAAAGTGATGAGCGTAGACACCACGCCGAGCACAAACACTCCTTCA GAGGAGAAATCACCTCTGAATCTGACTCAGGCGAAGGAAACATGCGTAGGTGCTCCAGATGTGATCAGCTGCATGCTGAAAGACACTACAGCAGAACATAAGCGCCATCTCTTTGACCTTAATTGCAGGATATGTACAG GCCAAGTATTCACTGATGATGATCCCGAAACCAAGAAACCCAAGATGACGATGACAAAAGATGAGACGGGAAAGGAGAAATCTTCCTGGGTTTTTCACATGATCGATGAAGCGTTGGATTCCGCAGCGCTGGACTCTGATATAATCGAGTCCCCTGCTTCTCCCAGTGGGGAGGACCTAAGCTCACAGATACCCTcggcagatttctctcctgtgTTGATTCCTTCAGTTCCCACTGTGTCCATCTCAAGAAGAGACCCCCGTACAGCTCAATACCGACAAGCCCCGCCATCGTCTGCCGGCCCAGAGTCTGCCTCAATCCCACAGCAGCATCCGCACCCTGTGAAGAACGCACCAGAATCCCAGAAAGAGACACCTCCACCACATGTGTCCGCACCTTTGCCTGCTCCTATGCCAAAATCAATCCTCATGAAACCTTCACCAGCTTCACTGGACACTTCATATGACTCAACGACAAG GCTGGCAGATTGTGATAAAGGAACAAAACAGTTTTTATCCAAACAGAACATTTTATGGAAAGGCTTTCTTAACATGCCAACTGTGGCCAAATTTGTCACAAAAGGATACTTGATTTCTGGCTCTCCTGACTTTCTAAAAGAG GACTTACCAGACACTATACACATAGGAGGAAGGATATTACCTCAAACTGTGTGGGAATATGTTGATTTGATAAAGACATCAGAGGCAAAG GAGCTGTCACTAATCCGCTTCCATCCATCATCTGAAGAGGAAGAGGTTGCATATGTCTCTCTGTTTTCATATTTCAACAGTCGTAGGAGATTCGGGGTTGTTTCTAATATTTGTAAACACATCAAAGATCTTTACCTCATTCCTCTGAGTACAAAACAGTCCATCCCTGCGGTGCTTCTTCCCATAGAGGGGCCAG GGCTTGAACAGAATCACCCTAATCTCCTAATAGGGTTAGCAGTCTGTCAAAAGCCAAAGCGTCCCGAGGGATTGCCACAAGATGTTGGCGAAAAGAATTCTAGGTCCTTGATGTGTTCGGATGGGAAGGGAACCAGCAATCCTACCTCACTAAATGATCCTGGACAACATAGCATAAAGGCTTGTGATGCTGACATCTTCCTCAACTCAAATCCTTCTGGATCTTTACCTTCAGTTGGGTTACCAGACCCATCATGCTCTGCCAGCTCTCTATGTGCCCCATCTTCTCTCCCTAGCGTGTCAACTCCCACCCCATCTGTCACTGTGGGCCCATCCAAAGACTCCACCAATACCAGCCCACTTCAGACCATCCTTAACACATTATTTGGGCAAAAGAAACAACCCTCAGATGTCACAGAGTGTAAGATAAGCTCATTAACAGATAAGGTTCAGATTTGTCCACAGACTTGCAAAGATGATGATCCAATGATATTGGGTGATGACAGGCCTTACGATCCCGAGGAGTATGATCCGGCATGCTCTAATGGGGCCGTGGGTTCTTTCGGTCCAGCTGAAGTTTTGGAACCTAAAGGTCCACCTGCAGTgcctgatgatgatgatgatagacCATACGACCCTGAGGAAGAGTACAGTGCAGTTGCTAATGGTGTTACTGTCAGAAATAATACACCGAAAGCATCAGAGGCTAAAAACACGGAAGAGACCTCTACAGTTACCAATGATATAGCTTATGATCCAGAGGACGAGACAATGTTTGAAGAGATGCAAAATTACCTCACAAATAATGCTATACCTCACAAATCTCACACTGTCTGTGAAAATAACATGTCACATTACAAGGATGACACCTCAGTTACAACATTCTCTGAGCAGCAAAGAATTCTAGAAGAGTTGAATAGGCAGATAGAGGAACAGAAAAGGCAGTTAGAAGAACAGACAGAAACACTGCGCCTACAGAAGGAGGCAATTGGTGTTTCCATGGCCCATTTCTCTGTTTCTAAAGCTCTAATGTCACCAACACACTTTGATAGGGATGAAGAGGAAAGCATAGAAAACGTACCCTACTGTCCGATCATTCATCAGAATAGGGATCCACGCATCTGTCGAAAAACAAGCCAGGATATGCCATTTGATGATACTGAATGTGAGGCTATAGATAAAGAAAGTGCAGAGAAATTATTAAACGCAGAGGAAGCCACGAATACAGTCCTGAACAAATCTTTTACcacaaagaaagagaaattagcTTCTGATAAAGCAATGCCCAAAGAAGGATCACCAGACACTAAAAGTGCACACTCGGAGTACACCAACAAAAATCAAGGCAGTAGAAGGTCCACTCTGAGCACATATAGGTCATCAAGGAGGAGGTCATGGCACGAACACAGGTCATACCACCAAGACAAGGCGTCTTCAAGAGCATCGCGTGCAGTTAGATCCTCAAACGACGTCTCAGACAAACACCATAGAAGTAGACACTCTGCAGGGCATCTCTCTAGGGGAGGTTACAGTGACAAAAAAGGAGTGAACTCATCAAGGAAAAGGCCTCACCACCATCACAGAGACTCATCTTCACCCCCACGGTATCGGAGGAGCCGTCATTATTCCCCCGTCTCGCACTCAAGCCGGAGAGACAAATCTTCACATGACGACAGTGACCAGTCACGCAAGACTGACCTGTCAGAGCATATCACTAAACCTTCACAACATGAATCTGGCCAGGCGCTAGACAGTGATAGCATTCAATCTGCGTACACATCAGGACAGGGTTTTCAAGTGGAGGGGGAGGCTGCTAATTGCAAAGACAAGTATTTGGAGGACTACCTTTCTGAACTTCTGCCAAACGCAAAACATGAGGCTAATCAAAACCAGGGACTTCAGATGTTCCAAAATCCTCGGGAGGGTTCGTCACAGCCCCTGTTAATTGACAAAAGTCAGCCACTTTCTGTCCTGTCTGAAATGAAGAGGGAGAATTTGCCCCCGAACCAAACTGACTTTTCTAAACAAGGAGCACTACTGCCTACACCCTGTCTGGCCCATGGTGCTACTGACTTGCTTTTACACAGAGACTCACCAGCATTACAGCCATCTGTAATTCAGACAGACGTGTTTCACCATGATACCCGGCCACCACATAACCAAACAGATCAGTTTTCTGAGTCTGGCCAGATTGATCAAAAGAGAAACATCCCATCGATGCCAAGGCCAAATTATTCACATAATGAGACAGACAAATTACATTCAGGAGATTACCCTCAAAGAGCTTTCCGTTCACAATACAGAAATTCATCGCAATCTGACACCGATCAATTCTATTCTAGAGAACTGCCTCAAAATAAAAGAGGAAAGTTTATGCATGATGCAGACAGAAACAGTCAACCTCATATATCTCACAAACAGGAAGAATTCTCCACAGGCAAGTTTGTTCACCAAAAACATCCAAACCGCAGGCTCAGAACGTTTCCAGTGGAAGCGACAGATCAGCAACCCAGACCTGACCAGTCACTTGAATGCAACTTTGAAGAACCTGAAACCGCTGGATTATGTCACAAAAAATACATATCTCATAAGCAAGGGCAGAATTTTCATGAGGATGAATCTGTCCAGTTTCAGCAAAGAGAGTCTCTGTTAGGGCCTCCTCCTGTGCACAAGGGCAATTTCAGACCTCCTAATCCCAGAGAGCACTTTCACCCTTCCACCTTTGATAAGTGGAAGCCTTTGAGAGAGCGTCCGTCTGGAATGAAACGGAGAAGTCCTGAATTTGCTCAGCCTAGGGATGGTAATTCTGGTACTTCTACGAACTTTGGACCTAGGGGCCAATCCTCAGGTTTTGTGAGGTACGAAGCCCCGACTAAAGATCCTCAACCCAGAGGACCGTTTACAGAAGAGATGTTTGAGAGTCCGGGACCTGCTCAACCCATTGGATCAAAGGACCCATCTCCAAGACAACGTTCTTTTAGGCGAGGTAGGGGTGGTCACAGGGGTTCGCGTCAGGTGATGCATGATAGAACCCATCTAATGAATTCAACTAAACAAATGAGCATTCCTAATGTTGAAGGGCCATCGGAGAGACAGATTGACTCCAGAGACTCGCACACAACCCCAACCAGTAAATCTCATATGCCACGTCTTGCTGATCCAAGTGGTTATGCACAAGATATCTGTGAACTACAAAGCCCTGACTGCCACCAAACATCTGCAGAGGATGCAGAAGACAGAATACGCACAGGTTTTTCAAGACCGGCTCCATCACACTCTCAGGACCCAGCACATGGGGCAACGCATAGCCGGTTTGAAGGACAGCAGTATACTGAAATCCAGGGTCAACCAAGAGGGCTTCAAAAATTCAGAGGACGAAGAAGGGGCATTGTGGCCCCATTTTATGCCAGGGAtcataaaaataatgcacaAGTAAGGGGACCTTGCTTTGATTCACCACAACAGTTTTTGGGCCAAAGAGAACCATCTGTTGATTTACGTAGACGGAGAAGACCTTCACCTCGAAACTGTGAGGGTTTTGACGATCATAATGAAACCCATTCATCTGATTTTCCCGACCATTCCACTACCGCCCCCACTCATTTCACAAAACCACAGCATCAGCATTTGGGGCAGCCACCTGCAAATTTGGAGAGCCGGCTCAGACAGACTAATGTACGCCCTTTACGACTATCAGGCCCACTACTCCCCACTCCTCCCGGAGGTCCGATCAGGCAGAACCTTGCCCGGGGACACGGACACAACTCTCACAATGAATGTCACAGGGACTACTTGACATAA